A single genomic interval of Rhinatrema bivittatum chromosome 12, aRhiBiv1.1, whole genome shotgun sequence harbors:
- the MAPK13 gene encoding mitogen-activated protein kinase 13 isoform X4: MKTGEKVAIKKLSRPFQSEIFAKRAYRELTLLKHMAHENVIGLLDVFTSAASLHGFQDFYLVMPYMQIDLQKVMGLNLSEDKIQFLVYQMLSGLKYIHSAGIIHRDLKPGNLAVNEDCELKILDFGLARHADSEMTGYVVTRWYRAPEVILSWMHYNQTVDIWSVGCIMGEMLTGKTLFKGKDYLDQLTQILKVTGVPGAEFVQKLEDKAAKKYIQSLPNIPRKDFSQLFTKASPLAVDLLEKMLELDVEKRLTAAEALEHPYFDQLRDPEELTEAPPYDDSMDNEKLSVEEWKRLIYKEIVSFRPIVRKDSKRRSGMSITQ, encoded by the exons ATGAAGACAGGTGAGAAGGTGGCGATCAAGAAGCTGAGTAGGCCCTTCCAGTCTGAGATCTTTGCCAAGCGGGCATACAGAGAGCTGACACTGCTGAAGCACATGGCCCATGAAAAC GTCATTGGGCTACTggatgtcttcacatcagccgCGTCTCTCCATGGATTCCAGGACTT CTACCTGGTCATGCCGTACATGCAGATAGATTTACAAAAGGTCATGGGGTTAAACTTATCGGAGGACAAGATTCAGTTTCTCGTCTACCAGATGCTGAGTGGCCTGAAG TATATTCATTCTGCTGGGATCATCCACCGG GATCTGAAACCAGGAAACCTGGCAGTGAATGAGGACTGTGAGTTGAAG ATTTTGGACTTTGGTCTAGCCAGGCATGCCGACTCAGAGATGACGGGCTATGTGGTGACTCGATGGTACCGAGCTCCTGAGGTGATTCTCAGCTGGATGCACTACAACCAGACTG TGGATATCTGGTCTGTTGGCTGCATCATGGGCGAGATGCTGACCGGGAAGACACTCTTCAAAGGGAAAGACT ACTTAGATCAGCTGACACAGATCTTGAAGGTGACCGGTGTTCCTGGTGCAGAGTTTGTACAGAAACTGGAGGACAAGGCG GCAAAGAAATACATCCAGTCTCTGCCTAATATTCCCCGGAAAGACTTCTCGCAGCTGTTCACCAAGGCCAGCCCTTTGG CTGTGGACCTGCTGGAGAAAATGCTGGAGCTCGATGTGGAAAAGCGCCTTACAGCGGCAGAAGCCCTGGAGCATCCGTACTTTGACCAGCTGCGTGACCCGGAGGAGCTGACCGAAGCACCCCCCTATGATGATTCCATGGACAATGAGAAGCTTTCAGTGGAGGAGTGGAAAA GATTAATCTACAAAGAGATTGTCAGCTTTAGGCCCATTGTGAGGAAAGACTCCAAGAGACGGAGTGGGATGTCCATAACGCAGTGA
- the MAPK13 gene encoding mitogen-activated protein kinase 13 isoform X3, with protein MNGLAKTTLQGVRFKKKCSSAVDMKTGEKVAIKKLSRPFQSEIFAKRAYRELTLLKHMAHENVIGLLDVFTSAASLHGFQDFYLVMPYMQIDLQKVMGLNLSEDKIQFLVYQMLSGLKYIHSAGIIHRDLKPGNLAVNEDCELKILDFGLARHADSEMTGYVVTRWYRAPEVILSWMHYNQTVDIWSVGCIMGEMLTGKTLFKGKDYLDQLTQILKVTGVPGAEFVQKLEDKAAKKYIQSLPNIPRKDFSQLFTKASPLAVDLLEKMLELDVEKRLTAAEALEHPYFDQLRDPEELTEAPPYDDSMDNEKLSVEEWKRLIYKEIVSFRPIVRKDSKRRSGMSITQ; from the exons ATGAATGGCCTGGCGAAAACAACGTTGCAGGgtgtcagatttaaaaaaaag TGCAGCTCGGCCGTGGACATGAAGACAGGTGAGAAGGTGGCGATCAAGAAGCTGAGTAGGCCCTTCCAGTCTGAGATCTTTGCCAAGCGGGCATACAGAGAGCTGACACTGCTGAAGCACATGGCCCATGAAAAC GTCATTGGGCTACTggatgtcttcacatcagccgCGTCTCTCCATGGATTCCAGGACTT CTACCTGGTCATGCCGTACATGCAGATAGATTTACAAAAGGTCATGGGGTTAAACTTATCGGAGGACAAGATTCAGTTTCTCGTCTACCAGATGCTGAGTGGCCTGAAG TATATTCATTCTGCTGGGATCATCCACCGG GATCTGAAACCAGGAAACCTGGCAGTGAATGAGGACTGTGAGTTGAAG ATTTTGGACTTTGGTCTAGCCAGGCATGCCGACTCAGAGATGACGGGCTATGTGGTGACTCGATGGTACCGAGCTCCTGAGGTGATTCTCAGCTGGATGCACTACAACCAGACTG TGGATATCTGGTCTGTTGGCTGCATCATGGGCGAGATGCTGACCGGGAAGACACTCTTCAAAGGGAAAGACT ACTTAGATCAGCTGACACAGATCTTGAAGGTGACCGGTGTTCCTGGTGCAGAGTTTGTACAGAAACTGGAGGACAAGGCG GCAAAGAAATACATCCAGTCTCTGCCTAATATTCCCCGGAAAGACTTCTCGCAGCTGTTCACCAAGGCCAGCCCTTTGG CTGTGGACCTGCTGGAGAAAATGCTGGAGCTCGATGTGGAAAAGCGCCTTACAGCGGCAGAAGCCCTGGAGCATCCGTACTTTGACCAGCTGCGTGACCCGGAGGAGCTGACCGAAGCACCCCCCTATGATGATTCCATGGACAATGAGAAGCTTTCAGTGGAGGAGTGGAAAA GATTAATCTACAAAGAGATTGTCAGCTTTAGGCCCATTGTGAGGAAAGACTCCAAGAGACGGAGTGGGATGTCCATAACGCAGTGA
- the MAPK13 gene encoding mitogen-activated protein kinase 13 isoform X1, whose amino-acid sequence MSFSKRRAFYREELNKTVWEIPKAYAALSQVGSGAYGTVCSAVDMKTGEKVAIKKLSRPFQSEIFAKRAYRELTLLKHMAHENVIGLLDVFTSAASLHGFQDFYLVMPYMQIDLQKVMGLNLSEDKIQFLVYQMLSGLKYIHSAGIIHRDLKPGNLAVNEDCELKILDFGLARHADSEMTGYVVTRWYRAPEVILSWMHYNQTVDIWSVGCIMGEMLTGKTLFKGKDYLDQLTQILKVTGVPGAEFVQKLEDKAAKKYIQSLPNIPRKDFSQLFTKASPLAVDLLEKMLELDVEKRLTAAEALEHPYFDQLRDPEELTEAPPYDDSMDNEKLSVEEWKRLIYKEIVSFRPIVRKDSKRRSGMSITQ is encoded by the exons ATGAGCTTCTCCAAGAGAAGAGCCTTCTACAGGGAGGAGCTGAACAAGACCGTCTGGGAGATCCCCAAGGCCTATGCCGCCCTCTCCCAGGTGGGGAGCGGGGCTTACGGCACGGTCTG CTCGGCCGTGGACATGAAGACAGGTGAGAAGGTGGCGATCAAGAAGCTGAGTAGGCCCTTCCAGTCTGAGATCTTTGCCAAGCGGGCATACAGAGAGCTGACACTGCTGAAGCACATGGCCCATGAAAAC GTCATTGGGCTACTggatgtcttcacatcagccgCGTCTCTCCATGGATTCCAGGACTT CTACCTGGTCATGCCGTACATGCAGATAGATTTACAAAAGGTCATGGGGTTAAACTTATCGGAGGACAAGATTCAGTTTCTCGTCTACCAGATGCTGAGTGGCCTGAAG TATATTCATTCTGCTGGGATCATCCACCGG GATCTGAAACCAGGAAACCTGGCAGTGAATGAGGACTGTGAGTTGAAG ATTTTGGACTTTGGTCTAGCCAGGCATGCCGACTCAGAGATGACGGGCTATGTGGTGACTCGATGGTACCGAGCTCCTGAGGTGATTCTCAGCTGGATGCACTACAACCAGACTG TGGATATCTGGTCTGTTGGCTGCATCATGGGCGAGATGCTGACCGGGAAGACACTCTTCAAAGGGAAAGACT ACTTAGATCAGCTGACACAGATCTTGAAGGTGACCGGTGTTCCTGGTGCAGAGTTTGTACAGAAACTGGAGGACAAGGCG GCAAAGAAATACATCCAGTCTCTGCCTAATATTCCCCGGAAAGACTTCTCGCAGCTGTTCACCAAGGCCAGCCCTTTGG CTGTGGACCTGCTGGAGAAAATGCTGGAGCTCGATGTGGAAAAGCGCCTTACAGCGGCAGAAGCCCTGGAGCATCCGTACTTTGACCAGCTGCGTGACCCGGAGGAGCTGACCGAAGCACCCCCCTATGATGATTCCATGGACAATGAGAAGCTTTCAGTGGAGGAGTGGAAAA GATTAATCTACAAAGAGATTGTCAGCTTTAGGCCCATTGTGAGGAAAGACTCCAAGAGACGGAGTGGGATGTCCATAACGCAGTGA
- the MAPK13 gene encoding mitogen-activated protein kinase 13 isoform X2 translates to MSFSKRRAFYREELNKTVWEIPKAYAALSQVGSGAYGTVCSAVDMKTGEKVAIKKLSRPFQSEIFAKRAYRELTLLKHMAHENVIGLLDVFTSAASLHGFQDFYLVMPYMQIDLQKVMGLNLSEDKIQFLVYQMLSGLKDLKPGNLAVNEDCELKILDFGLARHADSEMTGYVVTRWYRAPEVILSWMHYNQTVDIWSVGCIMGEMLTGKTLFKGKDYLDQLTQILKVTGVPGAEFVQKLEDKAAKKYIQSLPNIPRKDFSQLFTKASPLAVDLLEKMLELDVEKRLTAAEALEHPYFDQLRDPEELTEAPPYDDSMDNEKLSVEEWKRLIYKEIVSFRPIVRKDSKRRSGMSITQ, encoded by the exons ATGAGCTTCTCCAAGAGAAGAGCCTTCTACAGGGAGGAGCTGAACAAGACCGTCTGGGAGATCCCCAAGGCCTATGCCGCCCTCTCCCAGGTGGGGAGCGGGGCTTACGGCACGGTCTG CTCGGCCGTGGACATGAAGACAGGTGAGAAGGTGGCGATCAAGAAGCTGAGTAGGCCCTTCCAGTCTGAGATCTTTGCCAAGCGGGCATACAGAGAGCTGACACTGCTGAAGCACATGGCCCATGAAAAC GTCATTGGGCTACTggatgtcttcacatcagccgCGTCTCTCCATGGATTCCAGGACTT CTACCTGGTCATGCCGTACATGCAGATAGATTTACAAAAGGTCATGGGGTTAAACTTATCGGAGGACAAGATTCAGTTTCTCGTCTACCAGATGCTGAGTGGCCTGAAG GATCTGAAACCAGGAAACCTGGCAGTGAATGAGGACTGTGAGTTGAAG ATTTTGGACTTTGGTCTAGCCAGGCATGCCGACTCAGAGATGACGGGCTATGTGGTGACTCGATGGTACCGAGCTCCTGAGGTGATTCTCAGCTGGATGCACTACAACCAGACTG TGGATATCTGGTCTGTTGGCTGCATCATGGGCGAGATGCTGACCGGGAAGACACTCTTCAAAGGGAAAGACT ACTTAGATCAGCTGACACAGATCTTGAAGGTGACCGGTGTTCCTGGTGCAGAGTTTGTACAGAAACTGGAGGACAAGGCG GCAAAGAAATACATCCAGTCTCTGCCTAATATTCCCCGGAAAGACTTCTCGCAGCTGTTCACCAAGGCCAGCCCTTTGG CTGTGGACCTGCTGGAGAAAATGCTGGAGCTCGATGTGGAAAAGCGCCTTACAGCGGCAGAAGCCCTGGAGCATCCGTACTTTGACCAGCTGCGTGACCCGGAGGAGCTGACCGAAGCACCCCCCTATGATGATTCCATGGACAATGAGAAGCTTTCAGTGGAGGAGTGGAAAA GATTAATCTACAAAGAGATTGTCAGCTTTAGGCCCATTGTGAGGAAAGACTCCAAGAGACGGAGTGGGATGTCCATAACGCAGTGA